The Calothrix sp. PCC 7507 DNA segment TACCGAATCTTTGACTCTTTCTCTACGAACTGTCACCCATTCCGCCGGTGTAGGAAGTTTAGCTGGATTATACCAATACAATTCTTGTGCCAGATAAAACCCAAGTCCGCCTTTTTCTTTTGCTTTGCACAGAGAAACAACTAACTCAAAGTGGTAAAGAGAACGAACAGGAATTCCTTTGATCCAACTGCCACCAACATCAATAACCAATGAGCCAGTTGGTTTAAGAATACGGTAAAATTGTGTAGCAAAATCTTTAAACCATTCCACATATTCATCGGCATCAACGTTTCCGTACTCTTTTTTACGAACAAGCGCAAATGGTGGAGATGTACAAATTAGGTCGATACTTTCGTTGGGAATATCAGCTATTAATTCTAGGCTGTTTCCTAAATAAGTAGCACCAAATTTTGTTTCATAGTAAGGATTACAATTCAGTCTCATATCAACTTTTTTAGTACAAAATTACTTTATACCAAGATAGCATTATCCATGAAAGCATAAATTTTCCCATTCTTAGCTTTCACACCAAAAGCATTTTTTACTTTTTAGCTAATTGCTATATTTCGTCTCACTATTCAGCAAAATCGAACATATTGCTTCTCAGAAGATGTTTGTAAAGTCTGAGAAGGTATAATTTTGTCATTCTGACTGGAGCGTAGCGTAAGGTAGAATCTAGGTTTTGGTGCATACTGAGATATTACCCTGCTCTAAGTCTAACGCCTACACTCCGCTGCGTACCCTGCTCTAAGGCTAGCGCCTACAAAGACCCTTTTAAAACATCCTCTCAACATAGCCTGACATCTCTTAAATTAGCAACGCTCATCTTTAATAAAGGGCTTTGACATAATTAGTCAACTCAAACCCATTCATATTTAAAGCCTTACGTACTTGCTCACTCAAAAGTGCTGCAAGTTCTACCTCTCCGGCCCCTTCTGGACCATTCAATGGTTCGCCTTCCTCTATCAGTGCGGGATGGGAATAAATCTCCACAAAATCAGCCTGAATTTGTGGTATGAGACTGAGCAAATATTCCTCATTCATATTACTTGTTTGCAATAAACCGTAGACTCGGTCAGCAAAACTAATGCCATGAGCTTTCAGTAAATGCTCACCATAACGGCGCAAGCCACCAAACACAAACGACCAGACTAGCTTCGTCAGCAAATTACGACGGTCGAGCTTCAAGGACATCCCCAGTTCTTCGGCTGGTAAACGGATCACCTTGATATCAAACTCCTGCGCTAATTCTACTAAGATACGTAAAACCACTGGATGGGTATGTAAATGTAAATGCCCGTCTACATGGGAAAGGGGCAATCCCAGATTACGGAATTTTTTTAATTGGGCGCGGATTTCTCGCCACAGTTCGTCACGGGCTGCAGGATGGAATTGGTAACTTAACCCTGCTTGCAGGGGACTGTTGGAGAAGTTACCCAAGGAGTCAACTAAATGGGGAATCTGGGAAGGTGGTAAGGCCGACTGACCACATACCAACACTAGATGCAAACCGACAGCCAGATTAGGGTGAGTATTAGCCAAAGCGATCGCCTCTTCAACAGCATCACCCGTTACCATCAGACTAGTGCTAGTTAGCACACCTT contains these protein-coding regions:
- the hpnK gene encoding hopanoid biosynthesis-associated protein HpnK, whose product is MPNSPHPRFAIINGDDFGFSHGVNQAIIQAHEQGVLTSTSLMVTGDAVEEAIALANTHPNLAVGLHLVLVCGQSALPPSQIPHLVDSLGNFSNSPLQAGLSYQFHPAARDELWREIRAQLKKFRNLGLPLSHVDGHLHLHTHPVVLRILVELAQEFDIKVIRLPAEELGMSLKLDRRNLLTKLVWSFVFGGLRRYGEHLLKAHGISFADRVYGLLQTSNMNEEYLLSLIPQIQADFVEIYSHPALIEEGEPLNGPEGAGEVELAALLSEQVRKALNMNGFELTNYVKALY